The DNA window attaaaaaaaaaataacatacaaataacaaaaaaattaacaacaaatacataaaaaaaattgtattttctgtaaataaaatcataaaaatcgtaaaaatatttaacattccGTACAAtcgtattttgtaatttttttttgttgtttttgtgtatttgtaaaataatccctAAAATAATTGTGCCAAAAACTCATGAGTTTAGAAAatggataattacataagaaatcattttttgtaaaaaaaatattaaatttttacgtttaaagaattgtttttacatttttacggtttttcataaaacaacaaaaaaaactatataaaagtaacaagaaaataacaataaaatataatatacagataacaaaaaatcaacaataaattaataagagtacaatatagaaagaccgtattttctgtaaataaaatcataaaaatcataaaaatatttaaaattttgtacaaccgatttgtaatttttttttattatttctatgtattttttatataatcccTTTAGAAAAATACCAACCCATTTAAATAGGTTCAGAATTGGGCTGTACTATTAATGGGCTTTAGACACCAAGCCCAGGCCCGTAGTCCACTCATTATCCCCACAAAACCTAATTAAtactctccctctctctctctctgaacCCTGAAACTGGAAACTGAAAACTGAAACTGAAACCGAAACCCATTGAAGCGTGGTTGGCTCACCTCCTcgcttttcctctctctctctcttggtcACTGGTTTACCGGAGCTACCTCCTCgcctttcctctctctctctcagctgTCCTGTTCTTGTTCGCATTGGTAAGATCTTTCGACTTTGTATATAATTGTTTGGTTTTTCTGACGGGAATGTGTTTGAGGGTTTTAAGAAGGAGTGGTTAGGTTACAAAAGCTCTTTCTTTACTTGTAGTTTTCAGAAATTTCTTTTCTCTCTattcataattttattttatattctgtGATCAGTGTTAATCctgttattgttattattaaatCAACCTATATAATTGAGAAGAAGAGCATTAGGTGATAATAGTTGGTTGTTCTTGAAATATACCGATTTGAttcttttatgttgtaatcatGTAATCATCTTTTATTCAGAGTCGAACAAATTGACAAGAATttcttattttgaaatttacATGAAATTTATGCAACTGTTCAGTATTGTTTGAGTAGTAATTTGTTAAAAGCACAACAAATAACGTTAGATAGTCTTATATAAACACCTTACTCCAGGCATGAGGAAGTAAAGTTGGATCCTTGCTATTTAAACCTAGTTTGAAATTGGGTCCCTGAGTGAGAAACTGAAGCTGTAGTTTAATTTATGCCTTAGCTTCACGACAATGAATTTGATAAagaatgtgtttttttttctttttcttctatgTTTATAGCTGTAGTGAGTTTGAATGGGATTGGGTTAGGAAAAAGtggatatttattatatttgaagTATTAATATTCTATTCTgtgttgtaatttttctttgtaCAGTGTTAAAAGGTAAGCTTTAATAAGAAGTCAACAATGAAGCTCGATGTGAACATGCTCAGATATTTGTCGAAAGAAGATTTCAGGGTTCTCACTGCTGTTGAGATGGGAATGAGGAATGTATGTACTTCATGTAATTGTGATTTTACTTTTGTCAATTGCTTTGTCTTTGTTTtcactctttatttgtgttaaTGATGCACCTTGTCATGATTTTCTTTCAGCATGAAATAGTTCCTTCTGAGCTCATCAGCCGCATAGCTGCCCTCAAGTACACCTTTTTTTTTCTACACTTCTTGCTTTTCTCTTTGTTTACTAAAATGTATGCCCTTTTATACTTATGTTGTATTTATTTGGACACTTTTAAACCATAGGCATGGAGGTACTTATAAAGTTATGAAGAACTTGCTCAAGCATAAATTGTTGCACCACGACTCTTCAAAATGTCAGCATTTACTTTCGTTGTGCAGTTGTTGAATTCTTACATTGCCATTAATTATttcttaagtttttttttttgctcttgtCCATATTTAGATGATGGATTCCGCCTCACTTATCTTGGTTATGATTTTCTCGCAATTAAGACTTTGGTCAATCGTGGGGTTTTTGCTGCTGTTGGCCGTCAAATTGGTGTTGGAAAAGAGTCTGGTAAATCTTAGATATATTGAACTGCATTGTTTAAAtgtccaaaaaaagaaaaaaaaataactgcattgtttaattatttaaataacatactatctttttgtcttttttaagaTATATTTGAAGTAGCCACTGAGGATGGTACAGTGCTAGCAATGAAGTTGCACCGACTTGGCAGAGTTTCTTTTAGGGCTGTAAAATCTAAGCGTGATTATCTGAGACATCGTAACAATTTTAATTGGCTCTATTTGTCCAGACTAGCTGCACTCAAAGAGTTTGCATTTATGAAGGTTGTAAGATGCGATCTTTATGAATTTCTATTGGGTAGTTTATAATGTGGTACCGACCTGACACTTGTCTTTGTTTGAATAGGCCTTGGGAGAACATGGTTTTCCTGTTCCAAATGCTGTGGACTGTAATAGGCATTGTGTGATTATGTCTCTTGTCCAAGGCTACCCACTGTAAGTGTTCccctttaattaaattattttatatttaatatattaagtaaataattttatatatttgacacattaagttaaaaaaaaagtacaatacAAGCATTTGCCTGAAGGCTTTACTAGGAAACACATTGTAGTACTCCAATCCTTCTCTAAGTCTGATTGTGTAACCCCAACTCTGTTTTGTAACAATAAGCAGCCAGAAATGTGACTTCGTCCGAAATAACAGCTCGTTGTGCTTGTCCTCATACTATCTCCTATCTTTCTTTCTCacatatgttattattattacaattatCGTGGCATGCTTAAGTGAAAACTAATATTATGTTGCTCCAGCGAGCTAGAAATGATCTAATATTGGCCATTGTTGTCTGATGAAGTGTGCAGGTGAAGCAATTGCAAAATCCAGAGCCAGTTTTTGAGACAATCGTTGGCCTTATTGTTCGACTGGCTGAACATGGTCTCATCCATTGTGATTTTAATGAATTTAACTTAATGGTATGGTACATGGCTCCTGGCACTTTGTAAAGCCATTACTTTTGGGGgttttatttgtttagaaatATGACAATTCTCATTTATTAGATCATATACATTAATTGGTCTCCTTATTTAATATGGGTGTTCTCTTTGGTCCTTTTCTGTCTAGATTGACGATGATGAGAAAATCACCATGATTGATTTTCCTCAAATGGTTTCCGTATCTCATCGTAATGCACAGATGTAAGGAACTCTCTTATTAAAGACTTTCAATATTAATCATATTCATTTTGTGCTTATTTCCATGCGACGATATTATTTAATTACGCTCATAAACCCTCATTTTCAGGTACTTTGACCGAGACGTTGAATGTGTCTTCAAGTTCTTTAGGAAAAGGttggtgatatttttttttgtttggaagCTTTTTCATATGCTTCACTCACTGAAGTGAATCGTTATTGAGATTGT is part of the Cannabis sativa cultivar Pink pepper isolate KNU-18-1 chromosome 5, ASM2916894v1, whole genome shotgun sequence genome and encodes:
- the LOC115716770 gene encoding serine/threonine-protein kinase rio2; this translates as MKLDVNMLRYLSKEDFRVLTAVEMGMRNHEIVPSELISRIAALKHGGTYKVMKNLLKHKLLHHDSSKYDGFRLTYLGYDFLAIKTLVNRGVFAAVGRQIGVGKESDIFEVATEDGTVLAMKLHRLGRVSFRAVKSKRDYLRHRNNFNWLYLSRLAALKEFAFMKALGEHGFPVPNAVDCNRHCVIMSLVQGYPLVQVKQLQNPEPVFETIVGLIVRLAEHGLIHCDFNEFNLMIDDDEKITMIDFPQMVSVSHRNAQMYFDRDVECVFKFFRKRYNLSFHEYTVDADGEDVGTYESNRLCFSSISKDAIFLDKELAASGFSTKDQEVIEKFIEGAVEENNSDTDEETRDDECVSAMNEQNIEGVGSLHLQDEDEQTIDCVVAGEVKDAEHDHQAGESSVPMTEDTNDDDEEDESADEEGEAKLARSLNKQRKHAISAVHRGRRKTVSRNSYKDKGGKTTYNSKIHKQMCVW